Below is a window of Syntrophomonas wolfei subsp. wolfei str. Goettingen G311 DNA.
CCGCCGCATAAAGAGCGTTGCGCACCGTTATCTTACCCTCAGCAGTATAGGCTGTTCCATGCCGGGCCAGCCGGGTTGGTAAAACACAATCAAACATATCCACTCCTAGCCTGACCCCTTCCAGCAAATCCTCAGGAGCACCCACTCCCATAAGGTAACGGGGCTTTTCCCGGGGCAACATACGAGTGGTAACTTCAAGGGTAGCATAGAGCATTTCCTTGGGTTCGCCGACACTCAAACCGCCTATTGCATAGCCGGGGAAATCCAGAGCAGTCAGCTCTCCCACACTCCTTTCCCTTAATTCGGGATAAACACTGCCTTGAATAATCCCAAATAACACCTGCTTATCATTATTATGAGCCTTTTTACACCTCCCGGCCCAGAGACTGGTTCTCTTTACCGCCTTTTCCGCTTCCTCATAAGTGCAAGGGTAAGGAGCACACTCATCAAAGCACATGGCTATATCCGCCCCGAGCTTTGCTTCAATCTCCATTACCTTTTCGGGAGTGAGGAAATGGCGCGAACCATCGATATGGGAATGAAACCAGACTCCATCATCGTTAATATCACGCAATTTGCTCAGGCTAAAGACTTGAAATCCCCCACTGTCGGTCAAAATACCTTTCTTCCAGTTCATGAAGCGATGCAGGCCGCCGGCCTGTTGTATCAGTTCACAACCGGGACGCAGGTACAGATGATAGGCATTGGCCAAAATAATACCGGCTCCGATTTCATATAGATCCTCGGGGGTGAGGGTTTTGACCGTTGCCTGAGTACCTACCGGCATAAATATCGGGGTATCCACAGTAGTATGAGCAGTGGTTAAGCGGCCCAGTCGGGCCGCAGATGTCTTATCCTCTTGTAGCAGTTCAAATTTTAACATCCCGTTCAGCCCTCAATACCTCGTCATATCACCAGCATGGCATCTCCGTAGGAAAAAAACCGATAACGATTCTCCACCGCGTGCCGGTAAGCCGCCAATGTGCTTTCAGTTCCTGCAAAACCCGCCACCAGCATCAACAAGGAAGAACCGGGGAGATGAAAGTTGGTCAACAATTTATCAATGGCCCGGAATTGGTATCCCGGGAAAATATACTTATTCGTTTCACCTTTTCCGGCCAAAAAACCACAATCTTTATTATAAACGCTTTCCAGAGTTCTTACCACCGTTGTTCCCACCGCCACTATTTGCCCTCCGCTTTCCCGGGTTAAGTTAAGCAAGGCCGCTGCATCTTCTGCTACCTCATAATACTCCAAGTGCATATTGTGCTGGCGAATATCTTCATTCTTAACCGGCCGGAAAGTTCCCATCCCCACATGTAAGACTATCCGCACAATATTAATCCCCTGAAGAGTAATTTCTTTTAATAAATCGGGGGTAAAGTGCAGGCCCGCTGTAGGTGCTGCCACGGAACCGCTTTTGCAGGCATAAACCGTCTGGTACCTTTCCCGGTCCAGTTCTTCATCAGGCCGGTTGATATAGGGTGGCAGAGGGATATGCCCTTGTTCCTGTAACAAGGTATCCTCATCCACACTATCCTGAAAGCGAACCCGGCGTCCACCAGCAAAATCTAACTCTTCCACTATTTCAATAACCAGCGGTTTATCCGGAGAAAGGAAAACCCGGCTGCCGGCTTTCAGGCGCCGGGCAGGCTTTACCAAAGCTT
It encodes the following:
- the tgt gene encoding tRNA guanosine(34) transglycosylase Tgt, with product MLKFELLQEDKTSAARLGRLTTAHTTVDTPIFMPVGTQATVKTLTPEDLYEIGAGIILANAYHLYLRPGCELIQQAGGLHRFMNWKKGILTDSGGFQVFSLSKLRDINDDGVWFHSHIDGSRHFLTPEKVMEIEAKLGADIAMCFDECAPYPCTYEEAEKAVKRTSLWAGRCKKAHNNDKQVLFGIIQGSVYPELRERSVGELTALDFPGYAIGGLSVGEPKEMLYATLEVTTRMLPREKPRYLMGVGAPEDLLEGVRLGVDMFDCVLPTRLARHGTAYTAEGKITVRNALYAADFSPLDARCSCYVCQNYSRAYIRHLIKAEEILAQRLLSYHNLYFLFQLMAGIRAALAKGEFPSFYREFFHNYISA
- the queA gene encoding tRNA preQ1(34) S-adenosylmethionine ribosyltransferase-isomerase QueA; the protein is MQHDKNEDIYRLSTYYYDLPPELIAQYPAEYRDSSRLLVLDRKSGDLNDRAFKDISLYLKKGDALVLNETRVIPARFFAYKESGARVEILLLKKLGDDWEALVKPARRLKAGSRVFLSPDKPLVIEIVEELDFAGGRRVRFQDSVDEDTLLQEQGHIPLPPYINRPDEELDRERYQTVYACKSGSVAAPTAGLHFTPDLLKEITLQGINIVRIVLHVGMGTFRPVKNEDIRQHNMHLEYYEVAEDAAALLNLTRESGGQIVAVGTTVVRTLESVYNKDCGFLAGKGETNKYIFPGYQFRAIDKLLTNFHLPGSSLLMLVAGFAGTESTLAAYRHAVENRYRFFSYGDAMLVI